The proteins below are encoded in one region of Candidatus Krumholzibacteriota bacterium:
- the msrA gene encoding peptide-methionine (S)-S-oxide reductase MsrA, whose translation MDDTRDADTLAVAIVAGGCFWCTEADFEKLDGVVEAVSGYTGGDMPDPTYDAVCAGGTGHREAVRIVFDPSRTSYAALLDHFWRHVDPTDPGGQFVDRGDQYRTAVFYLDEEQRQTAEASKAALDASGRFDRPVVTDILPAGPFYPAEDQHQGYFKRCPIRYEMYRRGSGRDRFIETHGGD comes from the coding sequence ATGGACGACACGCGTGATGCGGATACGCTCGCCGTCGCGATCGTCGCAGGCGGCTGCTTCTGGTGCACGGAGGCGGATTTCGAGAAGCTCGACGGCGTCGTCGAGGCCGTCTCGGGATACACGGGCGGCGACATGCCCGACCCGACCTACGACGCGGTCTGCGCCGGGGGAACGGGGCACCGCGAAGCGGTAAGGATCGTCTTCGACCCGTCGAGGACGAGCTACGCCGCGCTCCTCGACCACTTCTGGCGACACGTCGATCCGACCGATCCCGGCGGCCAGTTCGTCGACCGCGGCGACCAGTACCGCACCGCCGTCTTCTATCTCGACGAAGAACAGCGGCAAACGGCCGAGGCGTCGAAAGCGGCCCTCGACGCGTCGGGGCGCTTCGACCGCCCCGTCGTCACCGACATCCTTCCCGCCGGGCCCTTCTACCCGGCCGAGGACCAGCACCAGGGGTACTTCAAGCGCTGCCCGATCCGCTACGAGATGTACCGGCGCGGCTCCGGACGCGACCGGTTCATCGAGACGCACGGGGGTGACTGA
- a CDS encoding radical SAM protein — translation MDTCLASWYISERCNFRCSYCYIYNPPGMKGVLRRAKAVLRPRPPKRPDIHEHLDEILDRFLATGMRFTFAFTGGEPFVYPRFVEICRRIAERDEFTIGLDTNLSMGVDQLMEAVPPEKTAFVFASTHALERLRLFGTIDPFLDDVARLIGRGYSVETNYVMHPDLFGRFETDRRRALERGVILTPKAFKGVYGGAGIPTRTPTKSGASSAN, via the coding sequence ATGGACACCTGTCTCGCCAGCTGGTACATCTCCGAGCGCTGCAATTTCCGTTGCTCGTACTGCTACATCTACAATCCGCCCGGCATGAAGGGCGTGCTCCGGCGCGCGAAGGCCGTTTTGCGGCCCCGGCCCCCGAAGCGCCCGGACATCCACGAGCATCTCGACGAGATCCTCGATCGTTTCCTTGCCACCGGCATGCGGTTCACCTTCGCATTCACCGGCGGCGAACCGTTCGTGTACCCGCGCTTCGTCGAGATCTGCCGCCGGATCGCCGAGCGCGACGAATTCACGATCGGCCTCGACACGAACCTCAGCATGGGTGTCGACCAACTGATGGAGGCCGTGCCGCCGGAGAAGACGGCCTTCGTCTTCGCCTCGACGCACGCCCTCGAGCGCCTGCGGCTCTTCGGCACGATCGATCCCTTCCTCGACGACGTCGCCAGGCTCATCGGCCGCGGCTACTCCGTGGAGACGAACTACGTCATGCACCCCGACCTGTTCGGGCGCTTCGAGACCGACCGGCGGCGCGCCCTCGAACGGGGCGTGATCCTGACGCCGAAGGCCTTCAAGGGCGTTTACGGGGGCGCCGGTATCCCGACGCGTACACCGACGAAGAGCGGCGCCTCATCCGCGAACTGA
- a CDS encoding Glu/Leu/Phe/Val dehydrogenase, translated as MADKSYNAFQMAQSQFDRVADLLELDKGTRELLRYNLREYHVSIPVRMDDGHVEVFRGFRVQHNDARGPAKGGIRFHPMETIDTVRALAMWMTWKCAVVDIPLGGAKGGVICDPHNLSAREQETICRGWVRQIGRDMGPLNDVPAPDVMTNAQHMLWMLDEYETLEGSRLPGFITGKPVGMGGSLGRTEATGYGVIFTVREALKALDIPPADTTASVQGFGNVAQYAIELYNQIWGKVVCVSSWDQQDQTSYSFRKTDGVDLAELRGITDRFGGIDKDKAAKIGYDVLPGDAWIEQDVDILIPAALENQVTKENVGRISGRVKIIAEGANGPTTPEADAAIHERGIFMIPDLLANAGGVTCSYFEQVQCNMNYFWEKDEVLGKLDTKMTSAFDAVRELAVKRDLYMRDAAYVIAVGRVARACRDRGWV; from the coding sequence ATGGCAGACAAGTCGTACAACGCCTTCCAGATGGCGCAAAGCCAGTTCGACAGGGTCGCCGACCTTCTCGAGCTGGACAAGGGAACGAGAGAGCTGCTGCGCTACAACCTCCGGGAATACCACGTGAGCATCCCCGTCCGGATGGATGACGGGCACGTCGAGGTGTTCAGGGGCTTCCGCGTCCAGCACAACGACGCTCGCGGCCCCGCGAAGGGCGGTATCCGTTTCCACCCGATGGAGACGATCGACACGGTCCGCGCGCTGGCGATGTGGATGACGTGGAAGTGCGCCGTCGTGGATATCCCCCTCGGCGGGGCCAAGGGCGGGGTCATCTGCGATCCGCACAATCTCAGCGCCCGCGAGCAGGAGACGATCTGCCGCGGCTGGGTCAGGCAGATCGGGCGCGACATGGGACCGCTCAACGACGTTCCCGCGCCCGACGTGATGACGAACGCCCAGCACATGCTCTGGATGCTCGACGAGTACGAGACGCTCGAAGGCAGCCGTCTGCCCGGCTTCATCACCGGCAAGCCCGTCGGCATGGGCGGCTCGCTCGGCCGCACCGAGGCGACCGGTTACGGCGTGATCTTCACCGTGCGCGAGGCCCTCAAGGCCCTCGACATCCCGCCCGCCGACACGACGGCGAGCGTGCAGGGATTCGGCAACGTCGCCCAGTACGCGATCGAGCTCTACAACCAGATCTGGGGCAAGGTCGTCTGCGTGTCGAGCTGGGACCAGCAGGACCAGACCTCCTACTCCTTCAGGAAAACCGACGGCGTCGATCTCGCCGAGCTCCGCGGGATCACCGACCGGTTCGGCGGCATCGACAAGGACAAGGCCGCGAAGATCGGCTACGACGTGCTGCCCGGCGACGCGTGGATCGAGCAGGACGTGGACATCCTGATCCCCGCCGCCCTCGAGAACCAGGTCACGAAGGAGAACGTCGGCCGGATCTCCGGCCGGGTGAAGATCATCGCCGAGGGCGCCAACGGGCCGACGACGCCCGAGGCGGACGCCGCGATCCACGAGCGGGGCATCTTCATGATCCCCGATCTGCTGGCGAACGCCGGCGGCGTGACCTGCAGCTACTTCGAGCAGGTGCAGTGCAACATGAACTATTTCTGGGAAAAGGACGAGGTGCTCGGCAAGCTCGACACGAAGATGACGTCGGCCTTCGACGCCGTCCGGGAGCTCGCCGTGAAGCGCGATCTCTACATGCGCGACGCCGCGTACGTGATCGCCGTCGGGCGCGTCGCCCGCGCCTGCCGGGATCGCGGCTGGGTGTAG
- a CDS encoding biofilm PGA synthesis protein PgaB, with amino-acid sequence MRTSRRITRILLATAGFLALAGAAGAEGPLRAGVYTGDGASPVCVTETIEALRIDGEIAVVEIGPIDVAGGALERLDVLVFPGGSGSRQYASLGSGTIDLVRAFVIERGGGIVGICAGGYLVSDSEGYPCLGLVGADTIDREHDERGSAVVRVRFTGEGLRIFPEMAGRAYGFIQYHDGPVFVPPGGADGFSACAELAVNTSDIHHTGDAPAGITPNKAFLLAADAGAGRVFACAGHPESTRGMRWMVPRMVRWAARKELVSYGNAIVGPDIDVGEVMHSDEQETDCYWRLFAAEPAARIAALEELTGLRHRNGPRWARGLLRDRDPGVRLAAARELLAAEYTAAIADIEAQLRRERDEECRTVFEETLRALRGMYGAPPPPRGP; translated from the coding sequence ATGAGAACGAGCAGGCGAATCACGCGCATCCTCCTCGCAACCGCGGGCTTCCTCGCGTTGGCGGGGGCGGCCGGGGCGGAGGGGCCGCTTCGCGCGGGGGTCTACACCGGCGACGGGGCGAGCCCCGTCTGCGTCACCGAGACGATCGAGGCCCTCCGTATCGACGGGGAAATCGCCGTAGTGGAGATCGGCCCCATCGACGTCGCCGGCGGCGCGCTCGAACGGCTGGACGTCCTCGTCTTCCCCGGGGGGAGCGGGAGCCGCCAGTACGCCAGCCTCGGCTCGGGGACGATCGATCTCGTCCGCGCGTTCGTCATCGAGCGGGGCGGCGGGATCGTCGGCATCTGCGCGGGGGGCTATCTCGTCTCGGACAGCGAGGGCTATCCCTGCCTCGGCCTCGTCGGCGCCGACACGATCGACCGCGAGCACGACGAGCGGGGGAGCGCCGTCGTGCGGGTCCGGTTCACCGGCGAGGGGCTGCGGATCTTCCCCGAGATGGCCGGGCGCGCGTACGGTTTCATCCAGTACCACGACGGCCCCGTCTTCGTTCCCCCCGGCGGCGCCGACGGGTTTTCCGCCTGCGCGGAACTCGCCGTCAACACGAGCGACATCCACCACACGGGAGACGCCCCGGCGGGGATCACCCCAAACAAGGCATTTCTCCTCGCAGCCGATGCGGGGGCGGGACGCGTCTTCGCCTGCGCCGGGCACCCCGAGTCGACGCGGGGCATGCGCTGGATGGTGCCGCGCATGGTCCGGTGGGCGGCCCGCAAGGAACTCGTTTCGTACGGAAACGCAATCGTCGGGCCGGACATCGATGTAGGCGAGGTCATGCACAGCGACGAGCAGGAGACGGACTGCTACTGGCGGCTCTTCGCGGCCGAGCCCGCCGCACGGATCGCGGCGCTCGAGGAGCTGACCGGGCTGCGGCACCGGAACGGCCCGCGCTGGGCGCGGGGGCTGCTCCGCGACCGGGATCCGGGCGTCCGCCTCGCCGCCGCGCGCGAGCTCCTCGCCGCGGAATACACGGCGGCGATCGCCGACATCGAGGCGCAGCTCCGCCGCGAGCGGGACGAGGAGTGCCGGACGGTGTTCGAGGAGACGCTTCGGGCGTTGCGGGGGATGTACGGCGCACCGCCGCCTCCCCGGGGGCCGTGA
- a CDS encoding RNA-binding protein produces MRIYVGNLAYSVSEADLRTAFEPFGTIDDVSIVKDKYTDESKGFGFVEMSNGEEAQKAIDGLNGKELSGRTLTVNQARPRGEGRRGGGGGGGGGFGGGGGGGFRGGNRGGGGGGGGGRPRGF; encoded by the coding sequence ATGCGTATCTATGTCGGCAATCTCGCCTACTCCGTTTCGGAAGCGGACCTGCGGACGGCGTTCGAGCCGTTCGGAACGATCGACGACGTCAGCATCGTGAAGGACAAGTACACGGACGAGTCCAAGGGATTCGGTTTCGTCGAGATGTCCAACGGTGAAGAGGCCCAGAAGGCCATCGACGGCCTGAACGGCAAGGAGCTCTCCGGCCGGACGCTGACCGTGAACCAGGCTCGCCCGCGTGGCGAGGGTCGTCGCGGCGGCGGCGGCGGCGGTGGCGGCGGCTTCGGCGGCGGTGGCGGCGGCGGGTTCCGCGGCGGCAACCGCGGCGGCGGTGGCGGCGGCGGCGGTGGCCGTCCGCGCGGCTTCTGA
- a CDS encoding pyridoxamine 5'-phosphate oxidase family protein has translation MSVDANDVEKRIRRLFAGQRLGVLATSGDSWPYATLVGLAVSDDLRRVFFATNRETRKFGDIMRDPHVSILVDDRRNSAADFAEAAALTAMGNAIEVTGDGRAAEAARYLARHPHMAAFLADPSVAFVRVAVVRYVLVTRFQEVVEWEP, from the coding sequence ATGTCCGTCGACGCGAACGACGTCGAGAAGCGCATCCGGCGTCTGTTCGCCGGGCAGCGGCTCGGCGTACTGGCAACGAGCGGAGACTCCTGGCCATATGCGACGCTCGTCGGCCTTGCCGTCTCGGACGATCTCCGGCGGGTTTTCTTCGCGACGAACCGGGAGACTCGCAAGTTCGGCGATATAATGCGCGATCCGCATGTCTCGATCCTCGTCGACGACCGGCGGAACAGTGCGGCCGACTTCGCCGAGGCGGCGGCCCTGACCGCGATGGGGAACGCAATCGAGGTAACCGGCGACGGTCGCGCCGCGGAGGCGGCGCGGTACCTCGCCCGGCATCCCCACATGGCGGCGTTTCTCGCCGATCCGTCCGTGGCTTTCGTCCGCGTCGCGGTGGTCCGCTACGTGCTCGTCACCCGCTTCCAGGAAGTGGTCGAATGGGAACCCTGA